In Vibrio lentus, a single genomic region encodes these proteins:
- the dsbB gene encoding disulfide bond formation protein DsbB codes for MLKDFSKGRLSWLLLLAFILFFEACALFFQHVMMLGPCVMCIYERVAMLAIGVAAMIGAIAPNNPISRWLGLAGWGFGAYKGLTLALEHVDYQFNPSPFATCDLFVTFPSWAPLNKWVPWMFEAYGDCSKVVWQFLELSMPQWLVIIFAGNLVAFGFIVVSQFVKSKND; via the coding sequence ATGCTCAAAGACTTCTCTAAGGGACGTTTATCTTGGCTTTTACTGCTGGCTTTCATACTATTTTTTGAAGCGTGTGCCCTTTTCTTCCAGCACGTAATGATGCTTGGCCCTTGCGTGATGTGTATCTACGAGCGCGTTGCCATGCTTGCTATCGGTGTCGCGGCAATGATTGGCGCTATAGCCCCAAATAACCCGATATCACGTTGGCTAGGCCTTGCTGGTTGGGGATTTGGCGCGTACAAGGGTTTGACGCTGGCTTTAGAGCACGTCGATTACCAGTTCAACCCGTCTCCTTTTGCAACCTGTGACTTATTCGTGACCTTCCCTAGTTGGGCGCCACTAAACAAATGGGTTCCGTGGATGTTTGAAGCTTACGGAGACTGCAGCAAGGTTGTGTGGCAGTTCTTAGAGCTTTCTATGCCTCAATGGCTAGTGATTATCTTCGCGGGTAACTTGGTTGCTTTCGGCTTTATTGTTGTGTCTCAATTCGTTAAATCAAAGAATGACTAA
- the cobO gene encoding cob(I)yrinic acid a,c-diamide adenosyltransferase, protein MSTEDNKEQRHKARQQKVKEQVDARIAAAQEVKGLLLVITGNGKGKSTSGFGTITRAVGHGKKCAVAQFVKGTWDNGEKNVLQKLDVEFQVMGTGFTWETQDKTKDIEAAQRIWKECQRMLADESIDVILFDELTYMVSYGYIELDEVVEALNNRPKMQSVIITGRGAHRTLTEMADTVSEVRNVKHAFESGVKALQGVDW, encoded by the coding sequence ATGTCGACTGAAGACAACAAAGAGCAACGCCACAAAGCAAGGCAACAGAAAGTAAAAGAACAAGTCGATGCACGTATCGCAGCCGCGCAAGAAGTGAAAGGGCTGTTATTGGTTATCACTGGTAATGGTAAAGGTAAATCAACATCAGGATTTGGCACCATCACTCGTGCCGTCGGTCATGGTAAGAAATGTGCGGTCGCTCAGTTTGTGAAAGGAACTTGGGATAACGGCGAAAAGAACGTTCTCCAAAAGCTGGATGTTGAATTCCAAGTCATGGGAACTGGCTTTACATGGGAAACCCAAGACAAAACAAAAGATATTGAAGCCGCACAACGTATCTGGAAAGAATGTCAGCGTATGCTAGCTGATGAGTCCATTGACGTGATTCTGTTTGATGAACTGACCTATATGGTGAGTTACGGCTACATCGAGCTAGATGAGGTGGTAGAGGCTCTCAACAACCGCCCGAAAATGCAATCTGTGATCATTACCGGTCGTGGTGCACACCGCACTCTGACAGAGATGGCGGACACGGTATCTGAAGTTCGTAACGTGAAGCACGCTTTCGAGTCCGGTGTTAAAGCACTACAAGGTGTCGATTGGTAA
- a CDS encoding DUF1456 family protein, with protein sequence MTNNEILRRIQHALNLKNAQIIKAIEQADVIVAHDKVINWLKEDNDKSCATMKDKELAVFLNGFINLKRGKKEGEQPKPEVALTNNMIFMKLRIALNMKAEDVLDVLEVVGVSLSKYEIGAYFRKPENKNYKVCEDQLLCDYLNGVQFTNRPDSEEFAG encoded by the coding sequence GTGACTAACAATGAAATCTTGCGTCGTATTCAACACGCACTAAACCTTAAAAATGCACAAATCATCAAAGCTATTGAACAAGCTGACGTTATCGTTGCTCACGATAAAGTGATTAACTGGCTGAAAGAAGATAACGACAAGTCATGCGCAACGATGAAAGACAAAGAGTTAGCGGTATTCCTAAATGGTTTCATCAACCTGAAGCGTGGCAAGAAAGAAGGTGAGCAGCCAAAACCTGAAGTTGCACTAACGAACAACATGATTTTCATGAAGCTGCGCATCGCGCTAAACATGAAAGCTGAAGATGTGCTTGATGTACTAGAAGTTGTTGGTGTGAGCTTAAGTAAATACGAGATCGGTGCTTACTTCCGCAAGCCAGAAAATAAGAACTACAAAGTGTGTGAAGACCAATTACTTTGTGATTACTTAAATGGTGTTCAGTTTACTAACCGCCCAGACTCAGAAGAGTTTGCAGGGTAA
- the nhaB gene encoding Na(+)/H(+) antiporter NhaB — protein sequence MPMSLGNAFIKNFLGKAPDWYKLAIISFLIINPFVFFLVDPFVAGWLLVVEFIFTLAMALKCYPLQPGGLLAIQAVAIGMTKPEMVYHELQANLPVLLLLVFMVAGIYFMKELLLFIFTKILLGIQSKVLLSVAFCVAAAFLSAFLDALTVIAVVISVAVGFYSIYHKVASGKGTTSAHDHTHDEEISELTRDDLENYRAFLRSLLMHAGVGTALGGVMTMVGEPQNLVIAKQAGWEFGEFIIRMLPVTLPVFFCGILTCALVEKFKVFGYGAELPNNVRQILVEFDNKERANRTKQDVAKLWVQSAIAVWLIVGLALHVAEVGLIGLSVIILATAFTGVIEEHSMGKAFEEALPFTALLAVFFAVVAVIIDQGLFKPVIDAVLHVEDKGAQLALFYVANGILSMVSDNVFVGTVYINEVKTALVEGIITRDQFDLLAVAINTGTNLPSVATPNGQAAFLFLLTSALAPLIRLSYGRMVIMALPYTIVLALVGLAGIVFFVEPMTAWFYDAGWIIQRTGEAVAPLVSGGH from the coding sequence ATGCCGATGTCTCTCGGAAACGCTTTTATCAAGAACTTCCTTGGTAAAGCTCCTGATTGGTATAAACTTGCCATCATTTCCTTTTTAATCATCAACCCGTTTGTTTTTTTCCTAGTTGACCCATTTGTTGCGGGCTGGCTGTTAGTGGTTGAGTTTATTTTCACTCTAGCTATGGCTCTCAAATGCTACCCTCTTCAACCAGGTGGTCTATTAGCTATTCAAGCAGTCGCCATTGGCATGACCAAACCAGAAATGGTTTATCACGAACTGCAAGCAAACCTTCCTGTATTACTCTTGCTCGTATTCATGGTTGCTGGCATTTACTTCATGAAAGAACTGCTTTTGTTCATTTTCACGAAGATCTTGCTTGGCATCCAATCTAAAGTCTTACTCTCTGTTGCTTTCTGTGTTGCTGCTGCTTTCTTATCAGCATTCCTAGACGCACTAACAGTAATCGCCGTAGTTATTAGCGTTGCGGTCGGCTTCTACTCTATTTATCACAAGGTTGCATCAGGCAAAGGTACAACGTCTGCGCACGATCATACGCATGATGAAGAGATCTCTGAGCTAACTCGTGATGACTTAGAAAACTACCGTGCTTTCCTACGTTCATTGCTTATGCACGCCGGTGTTGGTACAGCACTGGGTGGTGTAATGACCATGGTAGGTGAACCACAAAACTTGGTAATTGCTAAACAAGCAGGTTGGGAATTCGGTGAATTTATCATCCGAATGCTGCCTGTAACGCTGCCTGTTTTTTTCTGCGGTATTTTAACTTGTGCACTTGTCGAGAAATTCAAAGTATTTGGCTACGGTGCAGAACTGCCAAATAACGTTCGCCAAATCTTAGTTGAATTTGACAACAAAGAACGCGCAAACCGTACAAAACAAGACGTAGCAAAACTATGGGTTCAAAGTGCAATCGCAGTTTGGCTTATTGTTGGCCTTGCGCTTCACGTCGCTGAAGTCGGTTTGATTGGCCTTTCAGTTATCATTTTAGCAACGGCATTTACTGGTGTAATTGAAGAACACTCGATGGGTAAAGCCTTTGAAGAAGCGCTACCATTTACTGCTCTTCTTGCTGTCTTTTTCGCAGTCGTTGCTGTAATCATCGACCAGGGACTATTTAAGCCAGTGATCGACGCAGTACTTCACGTTGAAGATAAGGGCGCACAGCTCGCACTCTTCTACGTAGCCAACGGTATCTTGTCGATGGTTTCAGATAACGTGTTCGTAGGTACGGTTTACATCAACGAAGTGAAAACTGCACTGGTTGAAGGCATCATCACTCGTGACCAATTTGACCTACTTGCTGTTGCTATCAACACAGGTACTAACCTACCTTCTGTTGCTACGCCAAACGGCCAAGCTGCATTCCTATTCTTATTAACATCGGCACTTGCCCCGTTAATTCGACTGTCTTACGGCCGCATGGTTATCATGGCTTTGCCATACACTATCGTACTGGCTCTTGTTGGCCTTGCTGGTATCGTGTTCTTTGTTGAACCGATGACAGCCTGGTTCTACGATGCAGGTTGGATCATTCAGCGCACAGGTGAAGCCGTTGCTCCATTGGTTTCTGGTGGTCACTAA
- the apbC gene encoding iron-sulfur cluster carrier protein ApbC, translating to MRNFTSKQDFCSWLNEFESPILIPEWALHQNIVSVDPRGSFVITLPFAANQLAVDLEDWINAQIEQKLVSAFQFEVKVKPSALETTVATPLKGVKNIIAVTSAKGGVGKSTTSVNLALALSKSGSKVGLLDADIYGPSVPMMLGQLDAKPEVQNNKWMMPIEAHGIFTHSIGYLVSKDDAAIWRGPMAAKALGQLVNETVWPELDYLVIDMPPGTGDIQLTLSQQIPVTGAVVVTTPQDLALADARKGVAMFDKVSVPVAGLVENMSYHICSHCGEKEHIFGAGGAEAMSEEFFLDILAQIPLHIDVREDIDAGCPTVIRRPDSEHTRHYLELAENVAAKMFWTGKARPEAINFSMVD from the coding sequence ATGCGTAACTTTACTTCTAAGCAAGATTTCTGTTCATGGTTGAATGAGTTCGAGTCACCAATCCTCATACCAGAGTGGGCGCTACACCAAAATATTGTATCGGTTGATCCGCGTGGATCATTTGTTATTACCTTGCCTTTTGCTGCCAATCAGCTTGCTGTTGATCTTGAAGATTGGATTAATGCCCAGATTGAGCAAAAGCTTGTGAGTGCTTTCCAATTTGAAGTAAAAGTGAAGCCGTCTGCGCTAGAAACAACAGTCGCGACACCTTTGAAGGGCGTTAAGAACATTATCGCCGTGACGTCGGCAAAGGGTGGGGTAGGTAAATCCACAACCTCTGTAAACCTTGCGCTTGCGTTATCTAAGTCAGGTTCAAAAGTGGGCTTGTTGGATGCGGATATCTATGGTCCATCTGTGCCTATGATGCTTGGTCAACTAGACGCAAAACCAGAAGTACAGAATAACAAATGGATGATGCCAATCGAAGCTCATGGCATTTTTACTCATTCTATCGGTTACCTTGTGTCAAAAGATGATGCGGCAATCTGGCGTGGTCCAATGGCGGCGAAAGCATTAGGTCAGCTCGTGAACGAAACGGTTTGGCCTGAATTGGATTACCTTGTTATCGACATGCCACCGGGTACGGGTGATATTCAGCTAACGCTTTCACAGCAGATCCCAGTAACCGGCGCGGTAGTCGTGACGACACCTCAAGATTTGGCTTTAGCCGATGCACGTAAAGGCGTGGCGATGTTCGATAAAGTGAGCGTGCCAGTTGCAGGTTTAGTGGAAAACATGAGCTACCATATCTGTAGCCACTGTGGTGAAAAAGAGCATATCTTCGGTGCTGGTGGTGCAGAAGCTATGTCGGAGGAGTTCTTCCTTGATATTTTGGCGCAGATTCCACTGCATATTGATGTGCGAGAAGACATCGATGCGGGCTGCCCAACCGTTATACGTCGTCCGGACAGCGAACATACTCGTCACTACCTTGAATTGGCTGAAAATGTGGCTGCGAAGATGTTCTGGACGGGAAAAGCAAGACCGGAAGCGATTAACTTTTCTATGGTTGATTAG
- the fadR gene encoding fatty acid metabolism transcriptional regulator FadR, whose translation MVIKAKSPAGFAEKYIIESIWNGRFPPGSILPAERELSELIGVTRTTLREVLQRLARDGWLTIQHGKPTKVNQFMETSGLHILDTLMTLDVDNASKMVEDLLAARTNISPIFMRYAFKANKEASERTITNVIESCEALLAAPTWDEFLESSPYADKIKQSVKEDVEKDEAKRQTILIAKTFNFYDYMLFQRLAFHSGNQIYGLIFNGVRKLYDRVGSYYFSNPEARRLAMEFYKDLFVICESGERENLPLVIRNYGIASAQIWNEMKTTLPTNFTEDDS comes from the coding sequence ATGGTCATTAAGGCGAAGAGCCCGGCAGGATTTGCAGAAAAGTATATCATTGAAAGTATTTGGAATGGCCGTTTCCCTCCAGGTTCTATCTTGCCCGCAGAGCGTGAGCTTTCTGAACTGATTGGTGTTACACGTACTACGCTTCGTGAAGTACTACAACGTCTTGCTCGTGATGGTTGGTTGACGATCCAACACGGCAAGCCAACAAAAGTTAACCAGTTTATGGAAACCTCAGGCCTTCATATTCTTGATACGTTAATGACGTTGGATGTTGATAACGCAAGTAAAATGGTAGAAGACTTGCTTGCTGCACGTACCAATATCAGTCCTATCTTTATGCGTTATGCTTTCAAAGCAAATAAAGAAGCGTCTGAGCGTACGATTACTAACGTGATTGAATCTTGTGAAGCTTTACTTGCGGCACCGACATGGGATGAATTCCTAGAGTCTTCTCCGTATGCTGACAAGATCAAACAGTCAGTGAAAGAAGACGTAGAAAAAGATGAAGCGAAGCGTCAAACGATCTTAATTGCTAAAACGTTTAACTTCTACGATTACATGCTTTTCCAACGTTTAGCATTCCATTCAGGTAACCAAATCTACGGACTGATTTTTAACGGTGTTCGTAAGCTCTACGACCGTGTTGGCAGCTACTACTTCTCTAACCCGGAAGCTCGTCGTTTAGCCATGGAGTTCTACAAAGACTTGTTTGTTATTTGTGAAAGTGGTGAGCGTGAAAACCTACCACTTGTGATTCGTAATTACGGTATCGCAAGCGCACAGATTTGGAACGAGATGAAAACAACGTTACCAACAAACTTTACTGAAGATGACAGCTAA
- a CDS encoding AsmA family protein — translation MKKLLIFIAVPVFVVVAAILALVLLVNPNQFKPLIVEQAQKHTGLELVIEGDISWQFFPSIGFELGQTELRNPEGFTQPNLFKVDTVGVDVSVTPLFSNQLEIGNITLDGAEFYLETLKDGRKNIDALTQASAPQGSEPVADTNAESAPASQEQSATEASGWTINLAGVTVSNALFEMDDKQAGSFTKLYDVSLNLSEFAVDTWTTATFAASGENNQQKFSANGSAEFKLAEGFASYALRNIDLNAKFNDPATSIESAKIGLNTFEFDKVNQLTYAVIGNAAGLDLDLKGGGELTVDSAISKVTLNKLTLDSTFKGDTLPQSPMKVDMLSDLSFDLTKSHLSFVLEKLQANSIALDGKADVTLSEIPKVRFSLHSPNIDLDEFLGLGNATETASTAPSGSAGGSTSSAGSSAPAKEVEPDLSALKTLDVKGDITIDKFKASNAKMQDVKAAFSVNRGIAELTSFTSNLYQGSISATAKLDARKTPATYTAKKKIKGVKVQPLLVDVANNDMLEGTGNIDVNVKGKSLTPTGIKKNLVGTIAINFEDGAVNGINVAQLIRENYAKIKGEKVESKDEAQKTDFSAMKATLKVDKGWVSTNDLSAQSPLLRVTGQGKANFINETVDFLVRTSIVGSLEGQGGKNIDDLKDVTIPIKVTGQWADPKFALVFDDVLKQKAQKEIDRGVNKLTDKIKDEKTKEAVDGLLKGFFN, via the coding sequence ATGAAGAAACTACTCATTTTCATAGCTGTACCAGTGTTTGTTGTCGTTGCAGCAATTCTGGCACTAGTGCTGTTAGTGAACCCTAACCAATTTAAGCCATTAATTGTTGAACAAGCCCAAAAACACACAGGCCTAGAGCTCGTGATCGAGGGTGATATCAGCTGGCAATTCTTCCCATCTATTGGCTTCGAACTTGGTCAAACTGAATTACGTAACCCTGAAGGATTCACCCAACCAAACCTGTTTAAGGTTGATACCGTTGGTGTTGATGTTTCGGTTACCCCGCTATTTAGCAACCAACTAGAGATTGGCAACATCACTCTAGACGGTGCAGAATTCTATTTAGAAACGCTTAAAGATGGTCGCAAGAACATTGATGCACTAACGCAAGCGTCAGCGCCTCAAGGATCTGAGCCTGTAGCAGACACAAATGCTGAATCTGCACCTGCATCTCAAGAACAAAGCGCAACTGAAGCATCTGGTTGGACGATCAACCTTGCAGGCGTAACTGTTTCAAATGCATTGTTTGAGATGGACGACAAGCAAGCGGGTTCATTCACTAAGCTATACGATGTGTCTTTGAATCTTTCTGAGTTTGCTGTTGATACATGGACAACTGCGACGTTTGCCGCTTCTGGTGAAAACAACCAACAGAAATTTTCTGCAAACGGCAGTGCTGAATTCAAATTAGCGGAAGGCTTCGCAAGCTACGCATTACGAAATATTGACCTTAATGCGAAGTTCAATGATCCAGCAACGTCGATCGAGTCAGCGAAGATTGGCTTGAATACGTTTGAGTTCGATAAGGTTAACCAACTGACTTACGCTGTGATTGGTAATGCGGCTGGTCTTGACCTTGATCTTAAAGGTGGTGGTGAGCTAACAGTCGATAGCGCGATTTCAAAAGTAACATTGAACAAGCTAACGTTAGACTCAACATTCAAAGGTGACACGCTTCCTCAGTCACCAATGAAAGTGGATATGTTGTCTGACCTAAGCTTTGATCTAACTAAGAGCCACTTGAGCTTTGTGTTAGAGAAGCTGCAAGCTAACTCTATCGCGTTAGATGGTAAAGCCGACGTAACGTTATCTGAAATACCAAAGGTTCGTTTTTCTCTTCATAGCCCGAACATCGATTTAGATGAGTTCTTAGGTTTAGGTAACGCAACAGAAACTGCAAGTACGGCTCCTTCTGGTTCAGCTGGTGGCTCAACTTCAAGTGCTGGCAGCTCGGCTCCAGCGAAAGAAGTTGAACCGGATCTTTCGGCACTGAAAACGCTCGACGTGAAAGGTGACATCACGATTGATAAGTTCAAGGCGAGCAATGCGAAAATGCAGGACGTTAAAGCAGCATTCTCGGTAAACCGTGGTATCGCAGAGCTAACCTCATTCACATCGAATCTTTACCAAGGTTCTATTTCTGCTACTGCGAAGTTAGACGCTCGTAAAACTCCGGCGACTTACACGGCTAAGAAGAAAATCAAAGGCGTGAAGGTTCAACCACTGCTGGTTGATGTTGCAAACAACGACATGCTTGAAGGTACCGGTAATATCGATGTTAACGTTAAGGGTAAGAGCCTGACGCCAACTGGAATCAAGAAGAACCTAGTTGGAACCATCGCGATTAACTTTGAAGATGGCGCGGTGAATGGTATTAACGTTGCTCAACTGATTCGAGAAAACTACGCGAAGATCAAAGGCGAAAAAGTCGAAAGCAAAGATGAGGCTCAAAAGACTGACTTCAGCGCAATGAAAGCGACACTGAAGGTCGATAAGGGTTGGGTTTCAACTAACGACTTATCTGCACAGTCGCCACTGCTACGTGTTACTGGCCAAGGCAAAGCAAACTTCATTAATGAAACCGTCGACTTCTTAGTAAGAACGTCAATTGTTGGTTCATTAGAAGGTCAGGGTGGTAAGAACATCGATGATCTGAAAGATGTGACGATTCCTATTAAGGTGACAGGCCAGTGGGCTGATCCGAAATTTGCGCTTGTTTTTGATGATGTGCTGAAACAAAAAGCACAGAAAGAGATCGACCGTGGCGTGAATAAGCTAACGGATAAGATCAAAGACGAGAAGACTAAAGAAGCGGTTGATGGTTTGTTGAAAGGTTTCTTTAACTAA
- the udk gene encoding uridine kinase, with amino-acid sequence MSDNNQCVIVGIAGASASGKSLIASTIYNELREKVGDHQIGVITEDCYYSDQSHLSMEERVKTNYDHPNALDHDLLCEHLQQLMSGNAVEVPEYSYTEHTRTSETTTLTPKKVIILEGILLLTDPRLRKLMHASVFMDTPLDICLLRRVKRDVEERGRTMDTVLKQYQETVRPMFMQFIEPSKQHADIIVPRGGKNRIAIDVLKAHIAKLLKS; translated from the coding sequence ATGTCTGATAATAATCAATGTGTCATCGTAGGTATCGCTGGCGCTTCAGCATCAGGAAAAAGTCTGATTGCTAGTACAATTTATAATGAGTTGCGCGAGAAAGTAGGCGACCATCAAATTGGTGTTATCACGGAAGATTGCTACTACAGCGACCAAAGCCACTTGAGTATGGAAGAGCGTGTTAAAACTAACTACGATCACCCAAATGCACTGGATCATGATCTATTATGTGAACACCTACAGCAGCTAATGAGTGGCAATGCGGTAGAAGTTCCTGAATACAGCTATACAGAGCACACACGTACTTCTGAAACGACTACACTTACACCTAAGAAAGTGATCATTTTAGAAGGTATTCTGCTTCTAACAGACCCGCGTCTTCGTAAACTAATGCACGCAAGCGTGTTTATGGATACACCGTTAGACATCTGTCTACTACGCCGTGTTAAGCGTGATGTAGAAGAGCGTGGTCGTACAATGGACACGGTACTTAAGCAATATCAAGAAACAGTACGTCCAATGTTCATGCAGTTTATCGAGCCTTCAAAACAACATGCAGACATCATCGTTCCTCGTGGTGGTAAAAACCGCATCGCGATTGATGTGCTAAAAGCGCACATTGCGAAGTTGTTGAAGTCTTAA
- the metG gene encoding methionine--tRNA ligase codes for MATDPRQLLVTCALPYANGSIHLGHMLEHIQADIWVRYQRLRGNTVNFICADDAHGTPIMLKAQQMGITPEEMIAAVSEEHQKDFAGFDISFDNYHSTHSEENRELASHIYLELKKNGFISSRTISQLFDPEKEMFLPDRFVKGTCPKCKSEDQYGDNCDNCGETYSPTELINPKSAVSGATPVMKDSEHFFFDLPQFESMLKEWTRSGSLQNETANKMQEWFESGLQQWDISRDAPYFGFEIPGEKDKFFYVWLDAPVGYMASFKNLCDKRDDLNFDEYWKKDSTTELYHFIGKDIVYFHSLFWPAMLEGSGFRKPNNVFVHGYVTVNGAKMSKSKGTFIKASTYLNHLDPECLRYYYAAKLNSRIDDLDLNLEDFTQRVNADVVNKIVNLASRNAGFITKRFEGKLSAEFAEPELYNEFVAAAERIGQLYETREFSRAIREVTALADKANQYIDEKAPWVLAKEEGKEKELQEVSSVGINLFRVLMAYLKPVMPELAARTEAFLNEELTWEAIATPLTDHEITKFKALFSRIDPKKVEAMIESSKEDAAAEAAAKEKAEAEKEQASQTELDKEPIADEIEFDAFAAVDMRIARIISCEEVPKANKLLKFQLDIGGETRQVFSGIKSAYKPEELEGKLTVMVANLKPRKMKFGMSEGMILAAGPGGSDLWILEPHEGAQPGMRVM; via the coding sequence ATGGCAACTGATCCAAGACAACTTTTGGTAACTTGTGCGCTTCCGTACGCTAACGGCTCTATTCACCTTGGCCATATGCTTGAGCATATCCAAGCTGATATCTGGGTTCGATACCAGCGTCTACGTGGCAACACTGTAAACTTCATCTGTGCTGACGATGCTCACGGCACGCCAATTATGCTTAAAGCTCAACAGATGGGTATCACACCAGAAGAGATGATCGCTGCTGTTAGTGAAGAGCATCAAAAAGACTTCGCTGGCTTTGATATCAGCTTTGATAACTACCACAGCACACATAGTGAAGAGAACCGTGAACTGGCTTCTCATATCTACCTTGAGCTTAAAAAGAACGGTTTCATCTCTAGCCGTACTATTTCTCAGCTTTTCGATCCTGAGAAAGAGATGTTTCTTCCAGACCGTTTTGTAAAAGGTACTTGCCCTAAGTGTAAGTCAGAAGACCAATACGGTGATAACTGTGATAACTGTGGTGAGACATACAGCCCAACTGAACTGATTAATCCAAAATCAGCAGTTTCTGGCGCAACTCCAGTAATGAAAGACTCTGAGCACTTCTTCTTCGACCTACCTCAGTTCGAAAGCATGCTTAAGGAGTGGACTCGTTCTGGCTCTCTACAGAATGAAACTGCAAACAAAATGCAGGAGTGGTTTGAGTCTGGCCTGCAACAGTGGGATATCTCACGTGATGCGCCTTACTTCGGCTTCGAAATCCCAGGCGAAAAAGACAAGTTCTTCTACGTGTGGCTAGATGCGCCAGTTGGCTACATGGCTTCTTTCAAGAACCTATGTGACAAGCGTGACGATCTAAACTTCGACGAATACTGGAAGAAAGATAGCACAACTGAGCTTTACCACTTCATCGGTAAAGACATTGTGTACTTCCACTCTCTATTCTGGCCTGCAATGCTAGAAGGTTCTGGTTTCCGTAAGCCAAACAACGTATTCGTACACGGCTACGTAACCGTAAACGGCGCTAAGATGTCTAAGTCGAAAGGCACATTCATCAAAGCAAGCACGTACCTAAACCACCTAGATCCTGAGTGTCTACGTTACTACTACGCTGCTAAGCTAAACAGCCGTATCGATGATTTAGACCTTAACCTTGAAGACTTCACTCAACGTGTAAACGCTGACGTAGTAAATAAGATTGTTAACTTGGCTTCTCGTAACGCAGGCTTCATCACTAAGCGTTTCGAAGGCAAGCTTTCTGCTGAATTTGCAGAACCAGAGCTTTATAACGAATTCGTAGCAGCAGCTGAGCGTATCGGTCAACTGTACGAAACTCGTGAGTTTAGCCGCGCTATTCGTGAAGTAACGGCACTAGCAGACAAAGCTAACCAATACATCGACGAAAAAGCACCTTGGGTTCTTGCAAAAGAAGAAGGTAAAGAGAAAGAGCTTCAAGAAGTTTCTTCTGTAGGTATTAACCTATTCCGCGTACTCATGGCTTACCTGAAACCCGTAATGCCAGAGCTAGCCGCTCGCACTGAAGCTTTCCTAAACGAAGAGCTAACGTGGGAAGCGATTGCTACCCCGCTAACTGATCACGAAATCACTAAGTTCAAGGCGCTATTTAGCCGTATTGATCCGAAGAAAGTCGAAGCAATGATCGAGTCTTCTAAAGAAGATGCAGCCGCTGAAGCAGCAGCAAAAGAAAAAGCGGAAGCAGAAAAAGAGCAAGCAAGCCAAACTGAACTAGACAAAGAACCAATCGCAGATGAGATTGAGTTCGATGCCTTTGCAGCAGTCGATATGCGTATAGCTCGTATCATCTCTTGTGAAGAAGTACCAAAAGCGAACAAACTACTGAAATTCCAACTGGACATCGGTGGTGAGACTCGCCAAGTATTCTCTGGTATCAAGTCAGCGTACAAACCTGAAGAGCTAGAAGGCAAGCTAACTGTCATGGTAGCAAACCTTAAACCTCGTAAGATGAAGTTTGGTATGTCTGAAGGCATGATCCTAGCTGCTGGCCCTGGTGGCAGTGACTTATGGATCCTTGAACCACACGAAGGTGCTCAACCAGGTATGCGTGTAATGTAA
- a CDS encoding low molecular weight protein-tyrosine-phosphatase has translation MKKILVVCMGNICRSPTGEAVLRKKANQLEVDVVIDSAGTIGFHQGNPPDSRSKSAGEKRGYSFKGITSRKVVMNDFEEFDLILAADKANLDDLMSQCPAHLQYKLALFLSFGESQYQEIPDPYYGEGNGFELVLDLIEESSEAILRSI, from the coding sequence ATGAAGAAGATACTCGTTGTTTGCATGGGAAATATTTGTCGCTCGCCAACAGGTGAAGCGGTATTAAGGAAGAAAGCTAATCAGCTAGAAGTGGATGTTGTTATAGATTCTGCAGGGACGATTGGTTTCCATCAAGGCAACCCACCAGACTCTCGTTCAAAGTCAGCAGGTGAGAAACGTGGTTACAGCTTCAAAGGTATTACGTCACGCAAAGTCGTGATGAATGACTTTGAAGAGTTTGACCTAATACTCGCGGCTGATAAGGCAAATTTGGATGATTTAATGAGCCAGTGTCCGGCTCACCTCCAATACAAGCTTGCGCTATTCTTGAGCTTTGGAGAGTCCCAATATCAAGAGATACCCGATCCGTATTATGGCGAAGGGAATGGTTTTGAGTTGGTTTTGGACTTAATTGAAGAGTCTAGTGAAGCGATATTGCGCTCTATTTAA